The Lutibacter sp. A64 genome segment TCCTTCTACCCCATCATTAATACGCTTTGTAGTATTTAAAATAGTATCTAACATCCTTAAATGTTTACCAACCTCCTTTTGAAGATACTCACCAGCTTTGGTTAAAGTTACATTTCTATTATTTCTTTCAAACAAGGCAACGCCTAAATCTGCCTCTAACTGCTTTATTTGCCTGCTTAATCCAGGCTGTGAAATAAACAACTTATCAGCTGCTTTTCTAAAATGTAATTCTTCTGCAACTGCCAAAAAATAATTAAGATGTCTTATTTCAATTTGATAACTCATAGTTATTAGTTAGATGTATTAATAGTATTGTTAAGCATCAAATATAATGTTAAATTTGTGAATATAAAACCATAAACAGATATGTTTCACTACGGAATAGACTCACTTACAGTTGGTAAAGTTTTACAAATTTTAAATGGAGAACTTAAAGCAACCCTTACAGATGAAGCCTTTACTAAAATTGAGGCTTGCCATAAAATTGTTTTAGAAACAGCTAAGAAAGACAAAGCTGTATACGGTATAAACACAGGTTTCGGACCTTTATGCGATACCCGAATTTCAAAAGATAAAACAAGTGAATTGCAACGTAAAATATTACTAAGTCATTCAGTTGGTGTAGGAAAACCTATAGAAAAAGACTTGGCCAAATTAATGTTAATTTTAAAAGTACATTCGTTATCTCAGGGCTTTTCAGGAATATCTTCAACCGTTTTAAAGCGTATCTTATGGCATATAGAAAATGATGCAATTCCAATGGTTCCCGAACAAGGTTCTGTTGGAGCATCTGGAGATTTATGTCCTTTAGCTCACTTATTCTTACCGCTAATTGGAGAAGGACAGGTATATTATAAAGATGAACTTTTTGAAACATCAATTATTTTAAAAAAATTTAATTTAGAACCGATAGCATTGCATCCAAAAGCAGGCTTGGCATTAATAAATGGTACGCAATTTATATTAGCGCACGCTGTAATGGTGGTTGATAAAATGTATAAATGTCTATCGCACGCCGATTTAATTGGAAGTTTAATGATTGAAGGTTTAATGGGGTCTCAAACACCTTTTTATAGAAAATTACACCAAACAAGACCTTATAAGGGAAACATTCATGTAGCTGCAAGAATGCGAACCTTTTTAAAAGATTCTGAAATAGGAAATTCACATACCAACTGCGGAAAAGTACAAGACCCATACTCTATGCGCTGCATTCCACAAGTTCACGGAAGTTCTAGGAATGCTTGGCTGCATTTAAAAGAAGTTGTTGAAACCGAATTGAATTCGGTTACAGACAACCCTATAATAATTTCAGAAGATTTAATTATTAGTGGCGGAAGTTTTCACGGCCAACCTTTAGCTATGCCACTTGATTATGCTTGTTTAGCTGCCGCAGAACTAGGTAGTATCTCAGACAGAAGAACCTATTTATCTTTGGAAGGTAAATACGATGGCACGCCTCGCCTACTAATAAAAGATTCTGGTTTAAACTCTGGCTTTATGATTTTACAATACACAACTGCTGCCTTAGTAAGCGAAAACAAAGGCTTGTGTTTTCCTGCTAGTGCCGATAGTATTCCAACATCATTAGGACAAGAAGATCACGTTAGTATGGGATCAATTTCTGGAAGAAAAGCGTTGAGAGTGCTCAATAATTTAGAAAAAATATTAGCTATTGAAATGCTATGTGCAGCACAAGCTTTTGATTTTAGAAAACCCTTACATTCTAGTAAGGTATTAAACAAAGTGCATCAACTTATTCGGTCTAAAATTGAACACACAACTGAAGATCGTGTATTTGCTTTGGATATTGAAAAGGCAATTACCCTACTAAAATCTAATACATTATTAGAAATCACTTCAGAAGAAAACAATTGCTACAGCGAATATGATGCTGAATTTGAAACTTATTAAAATATAAACGTCACCCTGAACTTGATTCAGGGTCACACACTACTATGAGATTTCTAAACAAAAGTCGAAGCAAAATATAAATTTAGGATTCTTAAGGTAAATCAAAAAAAATAATATGATTACAACAAACACCAATTTTCAGACTGAAATTCTACAAGGAATTCCTTCGGAATTACCAGAGAAAAAGCCATATCCAACAAATGGAAATCCTGCTCCAAAACGTAAAGACATTCTTTCTTTAGAAGAAAAGCAATTAGCCATTAAAAATGCTTTGCGTTACTTTCCAAAAAAATGGCATCAAGAGTTAGCAGAAGAATTTGCCGAAGAATTAAAAACATTTGGCCGTATTTATATGCATCGTTTTAAACCAAATTATAAAATGTATGCGCGTCCAATTACCGCATATCCTGCAAAATCGCAACAAGCTGCTGCAATTATGTTAATGATTCAAAATAATTTAGATCCAGCGGTAGCACAACACCCTAATGAATTAATTACCTACGGCGGAAATGGTGCTGTTTTTCAAAATTGGGCACAATACCTTTTAACAATGCAGTATTTAGCTACAATGACTGATACACAAACATTAAACATGTATTCTGGTCATCCAATGGGTTTATTTCCTTCTTCAAAAGATGCGCCTAGAGTTGTAGTTACTAATGGAATGATGGTTCCAAATTATTCTAAACAAGACGATTGGGAAAAATTTAATGCACTTGGAGTTACGCAATATGGACAAATGACTGCGGGTTCGTTTATGTATATTGGTCCGCAAGGAATTGTACACGGAACTACAATCACGGTAATGAATGCCTTTAGAAAAATTTTAAAAATAGGTGAAAATCCCGCTGGAAAAATATTTTTAACCTCTGGTTTAGGAGGAATGAGCGGTGCACAACCAAAAGCAGGAAATATTGCAGGTTGTATAACTGTTTGTGCTGAAGTTAATGCAAATGCAGCTACAAAAAGGTACGAACAAGGTTGGGTAGATATACTTATTGATGACTTAAATGAACTAGTTATTCGAGTACAAGAAGCTCAAAAAAAACAAGAAATTATTTCAATTGCCTTTATTGGAAATATTGTTGATGTTTGGGAACGTTTTGATACTGAAAATATTTATGTTCATGTTGGATCCGACCAAACTTCATTACACAATCCTTGGTCCGGCGGTTATTATCCAGTTGGATTAACCTATAAAGAAAGCAATGATTTAATACGGAACAATCCAGAAAAGTTTAAAAAACACGTACAAAAATCGTTAGTGCGTCAAACAAATGCAATTAACAAACATACTGCAAAAGGCACCTACTTTTTCGATTATGGAAATGCATTTTTATTGGAAGCTTCTCGCGCTGGAGCGAACATATTTGCTAAAAATAATATCGATTTTAAATACCCTTCTTATGTGCAAGATATTTTAGGACCTATGTGTTTTGATTATGGCTTCGGACCTTTTAGATGGGTGTGCACTTCAGGAAAATCAGAAGATTTAGATAAAACAGACGCTATTGCTATGCGTATTTTATCTAAAATCATGAAAAATTCTCCAAAGGAAATTCAATTACAAATGCAAGATAATATTACCTGGATTAAAAATGCGAAAACCAATAAATTAGTAGTTGGTTCTCAAGCACGTATTTTATATGCCGATGCTGAAGGAAGAGCAAAAATTGCGGAAGCTTTTAATAATGCGATTGCAAATGGTGAAATTGGAGCTGTAGTTTTAGGAAGAGATCACCATGATGTTAGTGGCACAGATTCTCCGTACAGAGAAACCAGCAACATTTACGACGGAAGTAAATTTACGGCTGACATGGCGATTCAAAATGTAATTGGTGATAGTTTTAGAGGCGCAACTTGGGTTTCAATCCACAACGGTGGTGGCGTTGGCTGGGGTGAAGTTATTAATGGTGGTTTTGGAATGTTGTTAGACGGAACAAAAGAAGCAGAAAAAAAACTAAAAAACATGTTATTTTATGATGTAAATAACGGGATTGCTCGCAGAAGCTGGGCAAGAAATGATGAAGCCCTATTTGCTATAAAACGAGAAATGGAACGAAGATCCGATTTAAAAATTACGTTACCAAATAGTGTTGAGGATAACATTTTGAAGGATTTGTTTAAGTAAATTTATTAAAAATCCGTCACCCTAAACTTGTTTCAGGGTCGCATATTGCTAGCGGAAGGATGAGATGCTGAAATCGAAGATTCAGCGTAGCTAAACAAGTTTAGCATGACGTAAAAGTTTAATATAAACTGTCATAACTACGGAGGGAGGTATCCATTTTCATAGAGTATGGATTAGCTCCGCTGAACCTAAAGGTTTATCTGTTTTCACAGGAATGACAAAACTGATATTAATAGCACAAAAAACCTAACAGGTTTCTAAAACCTGTTAGGTTTACTAAAGTTAAAAACATTTAAGCAATCAGTTTCTAAACAACAAATTGTATCTTTAAACATCAAAAAGAATAAAACTAAATGCGTACTTTATTTAAAAACATAAAAGAGTTAATACAAATTAGAGATCATTCAGTTTCATTTTTATCTGGAGTAGAAATGAAGGAATTACCAAGCATTAAAAACGCTTATTTATTAGTTGAAAATGGAAGAATTTCTAATTTTGGAAAAATGAATGTTTGTCCTAATATTTCTGTAGATGAAGTTGTTGATGCTACAGGAAAAATGATACTCCCTTCTTGGTGCGATTCACACACACATATTGTATATGCTGGAAATAGAGAAGGAGAATTTGTTGATAGAATACACGGATTATCTTATGAAGAAATTGCGAATAAAGGAGGTGGAATTTTAAATTCGTCAAAAAAATTACAAGAAATTTCAGAAGAAGCATTATACCAGCAAAGTAAAATCCGTTTAGAAGAAGTGATTAAATTAGGCACTGGCGCCATTGAAATTAAATCTGGTTACGGTTTAACAGCTGAAGCAGAATTAAAAATGTTGCGTGTAATAAAACAACTAAAAGAACAGTATCCAATCCCGATAAAAGCAACATTTTTAGGTGCACATGCTATTCCAGTAATTTATAAAGATAAAAAACAAGCATATTTACAAATGTTAGTTGATGAAATACTTCCAACAATTGCAAAAGAAAAACTAGCTGATTATATAGATATTTTCTGTGAAACTGGCTACTTTTCAGTTAAAGATACTGCATTTATACTTGAAGCGGGGAAACAATATGGACTTATTCCAAAAATACATGTAAATCAATTTAATGCTATTGGAGGTATTAAAACTGGTGTAAATTACAATGCATTATCTGTAGATCATTTAGAAATAATGCACAATGATGATATAGAAATTTTAAAAAACACCCAAACAATGCCTGTAGCTTTACCAAGCTGTTCTTATTTTTTAAGTATTCCCTACACGCCAGCACGAAAAATGATAGATGCAGGCTTACCAATAGCCTTGGCATCCGATTACAATCCTGGCTCAACACCTTCTGGAAATATGAATTTTGTAGTTTCTACTGCTTGTATTAAAATGAAAATGACACCAGAAGAAGCAATAAACGCCGCCACAATTAATGGGGCGTATGCTATGGGATTGGAAAAAGAAGTTGGTTCTATTACTGTAGGGAAACAAGCAAATTTAATACTTACAAAACCAATTAACTCATATGGATTTATACCGTATTCTTTTGGAAATCATCAAATTGAAAAAACATATTTAAATGGAAAGTCTTGGTAGTTAACACTTTTAAAGGTTAATTTTAATTTAATCTACGTTTTTTAATATTATAAATATGTTTAGTAGGAGCTGTTATATTGCTGGTAAAAACAATAACAAAATCATCGTTTGATTACTAGTATCTATAGAAACATCAATAATTTACAAAAAAATTCCCCTTATCTTCCAGCGAAAGATTAGGGGAATCTAAACAACTATTATTAAATTTTAATATTTAAAATCTTATCTTCTAAATTATTTCTTTAATTTCATCAATAATACGTACAGCTAAATTATCGGCTTTATTTTGAGAAGTACTTTCAGTATAAATTCTAATAATTGGTTCTGTATTAGATTTTCTTAAATGCACCCATTCTGAAGCAAAATTAATTTTAACACCATCTATAGTACTAATATCCTCATTTTTATAGTTTGAAGCCATTTTTTCTAAAATAGCATCTACATTAATTTCAGGAGTTAATTGAATTTTATTTTTACTCATAAAATAATTTGGATAACTATCACGTAACTGTTTACAAGAAATTTTTAAACTTGCTAAATGCGATAAAAATAAGGCTACACCAACTAGTGAATCTCTTCCATAGTGTGATTCTGGATAAATAATTCCTCCGTTTCCTTCACCACCAATTATAGCATTTGAAGCTTTCATCAGTTCTACAACATTTACCTCTCCAACGGCACTTGCTTGGTATGTTCCACCATGTTTTTCTGTAATATCTCTTAAAGCTCTTGATGAAGATAAGTTAGAGACTGTATTTCCTTTTGTTTTTCCGAGTACATAATCTGCACAAGCAACCAATGTGTATTCTTCACCAAACATAGAGCCGTCTTCACAAACTAAAGCTAACCTATCTACATCTGGATCAACCACAATACCTAAATCTGCTTTTTCTTTAACAACCAATTCTGAAATGGCTGATAAATGCTCTTTTAAAGGCTCTGGATTGTGTGGAAACTGTCCGTTTGGTGTACAATACAATTCTACACATTCAACACCAAGCTCTTTTAACAAAGCTGGAATTGCAATACCACCTGTAGAATTAACAGCATCAACAACAACTTTAAAATTAGCATTTTTAATAGCTTCAACAGTAACTAAAGGTAAGTTTAAGACTTCAGAAATATGTTTTTCTATATATTGCTCATTTTTTTCATACTTCCCTAAATCATCTACTTCGGCAAATAAAAAGGCTTCATTTTCTGCAATATTTAATACTTTTTCACCTTCAACACCATTGAGAAACTCTCCTTTTTTATTCAATAATTTAAGTGCATTCCATTGTT includes the following:
- the hutH gene encoding histidine ammonia-lyase, with product MFHYGIDSLTVGKVLQILNGELKATLTDEAFTKIEACHKIVLETAKKDKAVYGINTGFGPLCDTRISKDKTSELQRKILLSHSVGVGKPIEKDLAKLMLILKVHSLSQGFSGISSTVLKRILWHIENDAIPMVPEQGSVGASGDLCPLAHLFLPLIGEGQVYYKDELFETSIILKKFNLEPIALHPKAGLALINGTQFILAHAVMVVDKMYKCLSHADLIGSLMIEGLMGSQTPFYRKLHQTRPYKGNIHVAARMRTFLKDSEIGNSHTNCGKVQDPYSMRCIPQVHGSSRNAWLHLKEVVETELNSVTDNPIIISEDLIISGGSFHGQPLAMPLDYACLAAAELGSISDRRTYLSLEGKYDGTPRLLIKDSGLNSGFMILQYTTAALVSENKGLCFPASADSIPTSLGQEDHVSMGSISGRKALRVLNNLEKILAIEMLCAAQAFDFRKPLHSSKVLNKVHQLIRSKIEHTTEDRVFALDIEKAITLLKSNTLLEITSEENNCYSEYDAEFETY
- a CDS encoding urocanate hydratase codes for the protein MITTNTNFQTEILQGIPSELPEKKPYPTNGNPAPKRKDILSLEEKQLAIKNALRYFPKKWHQELAEEFAEELKTFGRIYMHRFKPNYKMYARPITAYPAKSQQAAAIMLMIQNNLDPAVAQHPNELITYGGNGAVFQNWAQYLLTMQYLATMTDTQTLNMYSGHPMGLFPSSKDAPRVVVTNGMMVPNYSKQDDWEKFNALGVTQYGQMTAGSFMYIGPQGIVHGTTITVMNAFRKILKIGENPAGKIFLTSGLGGMSGAQPKAGNIAGCITVCAEVNANAATKRYEQGWVDILIDDLNELVIRVQEAQKKQEIISIAFIGNIVDVWERFDTENIYVHVGSDQTSLHNPWSGGYYPVGLTYKESNDLIRNNPEKFKKHVQKSLVRQTNAINKHTAKGTYFFDYGNAFLLEASRAGANIFAKNNIDFKYPSYVQDILGPMCFDYGFGPFRWVCTSGKSEDLDKTDAIAMRILSKIMKNSPKEIQLQMQDNITWIKNAKTNKLVVGSQARILYADAEGRAKIAEAFNNAIANGEIGAVVLGRDHHDVSGTDSPYRETSNIYDGSKFTADMAIQNVIGDSFRGATWVSIHNGGGVGWGEVINGGFGMLLDGTKEAEKKLKNMLFYDVNNGIARRSWARNDEALFAIKREMERRSDLKITLPNSVEDNILKDLFK
- the hutI gene encoding imidazolonepropionase, which codes for MRTLFKNIKELIQIRDHSVSFLSGVEMKELPSIKNAYLLVENGRISNFGKMNVCPNISVDEVVDATGKMILPSWCDSHTHIVYAGNREGEFVDRIHGLSYEEIANKGGGILNSSKKLQEISEEALYQQSKIRLEEVIKLGTGAIEIKSGYGLTAEAELKMLRVIKQLKEQYPIPIKATFLGAHAIPVIYKDKKQAYLQMLVDEILPTIAKEKLADYIDIFCETGYFSVKDTAFILEAGKQYGLIPKIHVNQFNAIGGIKTGVNYNALSVDHLEIMHNDDIEILKNTQTMPVALPSCSYFLSIPYTPARKMIDAGLPIALASDYNPGSTPSGNMNFVVSTACIKMKMTPEEAINAATINGAYAMGLEKEVGSITVGKQANLILTKPINSYGFIPYSFGNHQIEKTYLNGKSW
- the glmM gene encoding phosphoglucosamine mutase yields the protein MSLIKSISGIRGTIGGKVNNNLTPIDAVKFAAAYGMWLKNNSEKDKLKVVVGRDARISGEMVSSLVCNTLVGLGIDVVDVGLSTTPTVEVAVPLESADGGIIITASHNPKQWNALKLLNKKGEFLNGVEGEKVLNIAENEAFLFAEVDDLGKYEKNEQYIEKHISEVLNLPLVTVEAIKNANFKVVVDAVNSTGGIAIPALLKELGVECVELYCTPNGQFPHNPEPLKEHLSAISELVVKEKADLGIVVDPDVDRLALVCEDGSMFGEEYTLVACADYVLGKTKGNTVSNLSSSRALRDITEKHGGTYQASAVGEVNVVELMKASNAIIGGEGNGGIIYPESHYGRDSLVGVALFLSHLASLKISCKQLRDSYPNYFMSKNKIQLTPEINVDAILEKMASNYKNEDISTIDGVKINFASEWVHLRKSNTEPIIRIYTESTSQNKADNLAVRIIDEIKEII